One genomic segment of Hevea brasiliensis isolate MT/VB/25A 57/8 chromosome 3, ASM3005281v1, whole genome shotgun sequence includes these proteins:
- the LOC110670740 gene encoding BTB/POZ domain and ankyrin repeat-containing protein NOOT2-like: MTLEDSLRSLSLDYLNLLINGQAFSDVTFSVEGRLVHAHRCILAARSLFFRKFFCGPDPPSWLDPSGSRINPVGSPGSRPNVIPVNSVGYEVFLLLLQFLYSGQVSVVPQKHEPRPNCGERGCWHTHCTSAVDLALDTLAAARYFGVEQLALLTQKQLATMVEKASIEDVMKVLIASRKQDMHQLWTTCSHLVAKSGLPPEVLAKHLPIDVVAKIEELRLKSSLARRSLMPHHHHHHHDLTADLEDQKIRRMRRALDSSDVELVKLMVMGEGLNLDEALALHYAVENCSREVVKALLELGAADVNYPAGPAGKTPLHIAAEMVSPDMVAVLLDHHADPNVRTVDGVTPLDILRTLTSDFLFKGAVPGLAHIEPNKLRLCLELVQSAALVLSREEGSVDAPTSTPIYPPLSEEHNSSSSGSNLANLNLDSRLVYLNLGATGSGQMGSRMEGDDDSSHNSQRDAMSRHDPTIYHHSHDF, from the exons ATGACCCTTGAAGACTCTTTAAGATCTCTCTCTCTAGACTACCTCAATCTGCTCATCAATGGCCAAGCCTTCTCTGATGTAACTTTCAGTGTAGAGGGTCGCTTAGTCCATGCTCACAGGTGTATTTTAGCAGCAAGAAGCCTCTTCTTTAGGAAATTCTTTTGTGGACCCGACCCACCATCGTGGCTAGACCCATCTGGATCAAGGATAAACCCGGTGGGATCACCGGGTTCAAGGCCAAATGTTATACCAGTGAACTCAGTGGGATATGAGGTGTTCTTGTTGCTGTTACAATTCTTGTATAGTGGACAAGTCTCTGTTGTGCCTCAAAAGCATGAGCCAAGGCCTAATTGTGGTGAGAGAGGGTGTTGGCACACGCATTGCACCTCAGCCGTTGATCTTGCTCTCGACACTCTTGCTGCCGCTAGATACTTTGGAGTTGAACAGCTTGCATTGCTCACTCAG AAGCAATTGGCTACCATGGTAGAGAAGGCTTCAATTGAAGACGTTATGAAAGTCCTAATTGCTTCAAGAAAGCAAGACATGCACCAACTTTGGACTACTTGCTCCCATCTTGTGGCCAAATCAGGCCTACCACCTGAAGTTTTAGCGAAACACCTTCCCATAGATGTTGTGGCCAAAATTGAAGAGCTACGCCTCAAATCTTCCCTTGCTCGCAGATCACTAATGCctcaccatcaccaccaccaccacgatCTTACAGCTGATCTTGAGGACCAAAAGATTCGAAGAATGAGAAGGGCATTAGACTCTTCTGATGTGGAACTAGTGAAGCTTATGGTAATGGGTGAAGGCCTAAATCTTGATGAAGCATTGGCTCTACATTATGCAGTTGAAAATTGTAGCAGAGAAGTGGTTAAGGCTTTGCTTGAATTGGGTGCAGCCGATGTTAACTATCCAGCCGGACCAGCGGGAAAAACCCCACTTCATATCGCGGCAGAAATGGTGTCACCGGACATGGTTGCAGTTCTTCTAGACCACCATGCTGACCCTAATGTAAGAACGGTTGATGGTGTGACCCCTCTCGACATTCTTCGAACCCTAACCTCCGACTTCCTATTTAAGGGGGCAGTCCCGGGGTTAGCACACATTGAGCCCAACAAGCTTAGGCTGTGTCTTGAGCTTGTCCAATCTGCAGCTTTGGTTCTTTCACGTGAAGAAGGAAGTGTTGATGCACCTACTTCAACTCCAATTTATCCACCCCTAAGCGAAGAACATAACAGCAGCAGCAGCGGTAGCAATCTCGCTAACTTGAATCTTGATTCAAGATTGGTTTATTTGAATCTTGGAGCTACCGGTTCAGGCCAAATGGGATCAAGAATGGAAGGAGACGATGATAGTAGTCATAACAGCCAGAGAGATGCCATGAGCCGGCATGACCCAACAATATACCACCACTCTCACGACTTCTAG